ATGGCCACCCTCAAACAAGCCCAAACTGAAGTGCAGAGTATCCTGAATACATTGTGCTTGCCTTGTAATCACTTTGAAAAACTTGAAAGATGATTCTTCATTTAAAACCAGAGATTCAACAAAACCACAGGattcagaatttttcattttcttgattgcTACTTTAAGTTAATTTAAAGTAGGCACCAGTTTCAAAATGAGGTAAGGCTTTCATATTATCCTGATCAGTTTCAAAATCTGTACCATACAGTATAAATAGTCCTAAATCCAAtgtatcatttaattttctttgttgcaaGTAAGGCTTCCCTGAAGATTCAACAGTGAACTTTCTGGATCCCAGTACATTTATCTTTATCACCATCATCAGTTTGAATGGAGTCAAGAGGACCTTCCATGCTTATTTTACAATGGTATTCTGGATAACATatgacatttcatttatatatttctgcctTTTATTTTGATTCACTTCAAGACATCATTCCGGCTACCAGATATTTCTTGCTTTTTGAATCTTCTTGAATGCAAATGATTTCCCTTGTAGCCAAACTAGCTAGTATATGGGTTACAGTTGGCAGACTATTATATATGAGTATGAAAGatgcttttttaaattttgacatgttgaacaaaatttaatttgatgGCAgtgatttgattttgaattacTTTATATCATTTTGGTTGTTCTACCAAGAAAACTTGTGAGTTATGTGGAGAAAGCACTGGTGGACATCTAGAATGCTCTCTACtaactttgatttatttttcaatgtcttCTCTTCCAGTCATGGTCAGTGTCAACCTACGTATTGAAATCCCTTATGATATTTCGATATTCTTTCCTATGCTATTTATCTATTTCCTTTATCAGTCGATAGTGGTACATGTTTTACTTCACCGTTGGAATCATGTGTTGGTGCACAGACATTGAAAAGATTCTCAAAGTCTATAGTAGTTCTGATTTCTAATGGCACAATGCCCAGTGAGCGCACAACCAATGAGGtactaaatgaaatttatgtttcctaGCATGCAAACCCAAAACTGCAGTGCagtcctactactactactactactactactactactactactactactactagtagtagtagtagtagtagtagtagtactattaCAACTATTGATGGTGGTTGTCTCAATCCCTACATAACTGTTAACCTTCTCATGTCTCTTAACTTTCATTTGAATGCTTCCGGTATCTTCAGTTTTCCCTCAGTTCCAGTGGAACCTAAAAGAATCAGGTTtctcacaaacaaacagaaaagatgTCCATGTCAAGAGACTTTTGAGTATGAGTCCTCTTTTGCATCTCTTTTAGTTACTTTTCAATGCTTTATGTTCCTGTTTCATCATGTCCGCAACAATTCTCAGACTGCTGCTTACCCTCTCAGAACCAGCACTTGAAATGGCTAGAGACCTAATTCTTATTGCTGACAAGTGCTCTGGAAAGGGCAGCTTTGTTTATGAGTCCCAGGCTCTGCATTTCATACACAGTTCTGAGATTTGGGATTTTATCTTCCCAAATTCCCGTGGGTACGCTAATCATCCACTCCCTGCTCAGCAACTTTATTCGACAGGAACTCTGAAAGGCTTTTTCCGAAGTTTGATAAGTGCGTGAGGTCTTTTACTActtattctctcactctcttggcTTTTATGAGCTTCACTGAGACTCGATGTCGTTCACACAGGGCCCATAAGTTCTGTTGACTCTTATggtactaattttcatattaccCAAAATCAAGGAAGCCGAAAGTTTCCCTGGAAACAGTTCCAATGATGGCTATCTAAAGATAGCTTATGAAGACAAGATTTGAGTAGGTATCAAAGCTGCCGAAATTTCTGTTGCACTGAATTAATTTGTTTGATTTCTACGAACACCAGAGGAAGATCTAAGCATCTTAATATTCAGTGACTGAGACCCAGGGAGGACTTGTCAAAGCAAAACGTTTGAGCTCATTGCAAGACATAAAAAGACCATCTATACAGAATAAAAACAGGATGCTTGCTGCGAATAGTTATTCTAGTTACTTCAGTCTTTCGTATACCCGTTCTGTATGTCAATACAAACCATGTTACTTTACTGCATCTGAATATATTTCAAGTGATTATGAAACTGAGTGCTCATAATTATACATACCTAAAGAAATTATCTTCCTGAATTTGTTGACTGACGctaaaatattagcaaaaatacACGCAGTCCCGTTGATAGTTCCTGCATATCATTTCCTGCAAAACAAAGAACATATTAAAGAAATGCTGATTAGGTCATTTAATTGTTCATATCAGAATGTTCAATACggaaatataatgatatatgtatgtgtatatgtatatatatgtgtgtgtgtgtgtacctgtataTACTACATAATGAGGaggaataaataattgaaaaattctaAAGAATGTCAAGGTACGTACCTACTATGATGAAAAAAGATggctaaatgaaaaattaaggaagtAAATTTTACTAAGATAAACTGAAGATAACACAACcattataaaatcataaatatgaaaaaacttaTATCCACCAAAACATATAAGAATCACACGATGCATGTACACCTGACTTTGGACCAGTCGTAGATCATAATAGATTTGTAAGTGTGCAAAACCATCGGTAGTACATGCATCGTCAATGAAAGAGACTGCAAATGTAcaaaaggtaattatatatatatatatatatatatatatatatatatatatatatatatatatatatatatatatatatatatatatatatatatatatatatatatatatatatatatatatatatatatatatatatatatatatatatatatatatatatatatatatatatatatatatatatatatatatatatatatatatatatatatatatatatatatatatatatatatatatatatatatatatatgttaaatggctctatccccaggtcaaatggGGCCATCTTTTACTGCTGTATCTGTTTTCAGAACAGGCTCAAACATCTTACTTTTCCTAAGACGTCTCTGGTAGCATGGCTCgaccctgggtcagcaaatccctcctccctcgtcgactcctctcactgtatctatcttaAAACAAACACCTAATGAAGttaaacactgacgtacaaaacaagactttatttgcaaatttaacgaaagtgatttagctaaagctacagtcatgaaatggagtgaattccacccacTATAAATTGAAAACATTACCAAAGGGAAATTTGATACACAAACATACAGGTGATCAATTCTAAACCAGctgatactagtgactaacaccctggtcatcaaacaaagtaataaggtcataattattccagaccacaataaatgtcatatagtttataaaagaataaacaccacttccaaatattcgtcctctcaggacgaaaccagaattcctgttgaaagaaacatatcacatattaaaacctgaaatggtgttaattaatatacatattcaaacagaaaaatgcacactggagaattaaatgggaaaattcatcatGTAGACATCGATCAATTTCACTGCCTCCTCGCCAGGGGACttctctaaagtctggaaaagatgtaAGTGTCACTCAGCGATCTTACTTACTTTTCTATGGCCATGAGtgatgtatcttcatagtggcggtttttcaaacactacaccaggctaaaagcacatatcaaCTACCACCCAAGATCGAAGCAGTCTCCCCTGTGAAAGTCTGTTCCAATGATAATATACCATGGGagatcgcacatacacacacgtgcatacctcaccagaacctggacacttccagcggcatcggttcaatgttcgaaagatcacactgtctccatgcgcttggatcatgatcaaatagctctttGTATCCAACTGAGCAGACTTCCAACGTAGACACAAATGCATCTGCAACGGAAGTACACTAACAGGACAGCACATAGTTCTCCAATGCTGACCAAAATCAActaagacttaatatatatatatatatatatatatatatatatatatatatatatatatatatatatatatatagtcctaagttgttaataatgttatataaatcaattttttatatatagtatacaatatacgtacaatataatataattaaaattttatcaaaattattcacaaaattatCCACCACATTCACATCCATTACTATTTTGTTAGCTTCACGATACAGACTGtgctttcatatataattatagtaaaggcagttatacattataaataataatttacatacaatatatatatatatatatacatacatacatatatatatatatatatatatatatatatatatatatatatatatatatatatatatatatatatatatatatatatatatatatataccattcatgCAAAAGTACAATACAATTAAATTGGCTATATACTGAAATTTAATCAATCAAGCTTCACATGGTACTAATGGcacgagattttttttattcaaatctatCAATTAGCTTTCAATCGTTCATATTGGGAAATTGTTACTTGTCAGTTTGTTAACAAATCACTGACAATTGTTGACAAAGTCTTCactattcatacaaatatttgtaaatctCGAAAATTGCGAGCATATAACTCCATAAGTCATAATAGGTGGTACATTCGAGTAAAAAGCAGGCAGtcctagaattttaaaattaaaatctattctTTATCATAAACTTTAATTAGAAACATCTTATTACTTTTAACTTCAATATCCAAGAAGGAACTTATTTTATAAGGATCAATATTAGAATTAAAAACTTCTAGCCTTCTGGAACATATTGCATTGACACTGCATATGTCTCTGTTATTTAGTGATAATAGGTCATCTATACATATCCATTATATAAAAGTgactgtttgtatatttgtttggacgcTATAGAAATcaaaaccgcttgacagacccaaacaaaattttgcacacagcctctatgtcactgcaaaaaggtttataactcaaaatcaaaccactACCCCGTGACAGGcatgcaaacacaaacaaaacaaattaaattttagtttttaccagtgctgtccaccttttcttcagtaacgttatgggagtcaccagtataCTGGGCGGAAATCCACCAAcatttctgttggtgacgtcattaaactcctctcactgcaaaccctataatcagtttagtatatccaaaaaattaatcagatgtgtttgactgtattggAATTACTTCCGCTCAGTCATAAAGCAAgctaaaatcaacactgaacacCTTATCGACAAATGAAGTGAGTGTAGATGGGACGGAGAATGCCACACACAATGGTTTTgagttttccgttttctgttagaCCAGTCGGCTCTGATGGGGGCAAGGTTTGTAGGTAATCTGAACAGGGCCCAAGCATCACCCTTTCAGGCCCCGGTACTGGCATAAATTCTGGGCCCTTcccacattaaaaaaacaataaataaatgaacaataataatgatgttaataataataataataataataataataataataataataatggaaaataaaaatgtaaaaagtaatctatcaaaaatattaaaatacaaactgGGAGTTATCGGGGAGACTGCTGAACTctgatttcaatgaaaatataaataaaattaataataataataatcataataatatagctTACAAGATGAATAGAATATATCAAATTATCTCAACTGATGTCTGAACACAAGGCTAGTAACTAAATaagtaccatatttttttttattgaaaggataatTCAGGAATACTGAAAGACTAGGCATGAAgacttttaaactatttttattaagtaatcaTGCAATTGTGCAGAAACAGTAAAACTTCATAACTAATTAGATCAGTTTTGCTTTTCTTGCCTTCTTTCTGGCAAAATCACTGATGACTGAGGTATAATCAACAGATCTAGCCAATTTATTCTCAATGGACAAGAGTGCCAAATGTGACAAGCGTTCCTGGCCCATGGTtgctcttttaaatgtttttatattagacAGTTTACTGAAGCTGCGTTCAGCTTCGGCAACTGTGACAGGCAATGTACAGAATATACGTAAGGCTATGCATATTTCACTAAAAACTGGTTGAAGCTTTTGCAGTATATTTCATTCAGTAAGTTAAGGGAGTTAGTTCTTGTTCTGAATGGAAAGTagatctaaatattttctttagatgcagcatttcactaacaaaattacatgacagatctaaagaatatttttgaaccAGGCATTTTGAAGCATCTTCTAGCTCAGCTTCACTCAAAGAAACATACTTAAGGATTGCCTTGAAAGTGTCACATATGCCCTTTTACTGCTTGGAATCTCTGATCCATGTCAGTGACAATATAATCTAAAAGTAcaatagaaaaacattaattCTGAAATCTGATTCCTCATCTGATTCTTTAGTCATCTCTACACCTTCATCCAGTGCCTCATCATGAAATCTTTTACGTTTTTTCCCTCTCTTCCCTGAAATCTTGGCATAATGCCCATGGAAGTAGCAACATGATGTGCCTCTGATAATATGTCAGCCCACTTGTCTCGTAGCTGCCTGAGTTCTGCACATAGGTCAGAGATGAGAGACATTTCTGATTCAAGTGATATTCCACGAGACTGGATGATCTTATTTCGTAAATCAATGCTTGAAAGAACTTTAAACCAAAATGCAGCTAAAACAATAGCAGAATATGATGtgaaatacaatttcaaagaCCTAACTTCTGCCCGCATTTCATGAGTCATACAAGAATTATCAAGTGATTTGTCTAAGGCAGTAAGAATACCTGGCAAGTGAGTTGAAACTGGACGAACAGCATCCACACGTGCACTCCAACGGGTGTCAGACTGTGAGTGAAGTGAAGAAGgaatttcctcttttaaaattttccatcttGCTGACTACCACTAAAGAACACATAAAGGCGCTGAACACAACCAAAGAATGTGACAGTCTCTGGACATAGTGCAGCTGCATGAACTCCTGTTAAATTAAGTGTATGAGCACCACAAGGGGAAAACTCTGctagattatttttcttatgcagaCGTGCTTGAACACCTTTCACTTTTCCTGACATGTTTGACCCATTATCATACCCCTGCCCTCGACAATCACTGAAAGGTATCTTATAATGATCTAACCTGGAAAGCACCATATCTCCTATATCTTCTCCAGTTTTCTTATGAAACATTATGAACTCTATGAATCTTTCATGAATCTCAAACATATCTGAGTGATCATCTTTAGTTAAAAAcctcagaattaaaacattttgctcaGGTGTGCCACATCTGGAGTTGAATCTACGATTATTGAGTAGTAGATGGCTTGCTGTCTTTCATCAAGTATTGAGCTTAGAACTTTCTTAGCACATAGTTCAATAAATTCATTCTGACTCTGCCATGATAAGTAATGAGCTTGACCTTGCATAGTCTTGCCCTCAGTTTGAGCCTTTTTTTACCTTTGCTAAATGTTCGTGAGTGATTCTGTCATATTTACCTAAAAGCTCtagaattcccagaaaattgccATTTCGTGGATCCCCTATTACATTGTTGTCTCCCTGAAATGGCAGGCCTCTTGAGGCACAGTGCAAGGTAACATCCAATAGTCTCATTAAAATTGCTCTCCACTCCTctgtttcattcattatctgtttTGAAGTTCATGGTCTACCCCATGTCCACCGAGTGATAGGTCTAACTCTTTCCATTTGCAATAACTTATTTTATGAACTACACTATTTTCATGCTCAGGAAGCCTAACGTAAAGTTTTTTCCACTTCTGTACATATGGCGAAAAAGCCTTCTTTCCTGGCCAATAAACTACGATGACTTAGATTTTTTCTGTAGAAAATAGTAAGCATGGAAAACAGAACATAGCTTTCTTTTCCTTACTCCAAACAAGCCAGTCACGGTAATgtttctctctgttgtttgctGAGCTAGAGTAAAGAAACATATCGGAGAAAGAATTACCTTTCATGTCTTTAGGAATCATTTTAATAATCTGTAACATTACTTCGGCCTTTGGTACACCTAATGATACTATATTTTGTCGCAAATTGTCTGTGATATGGTCTGGCCATAATCCAACATCTGCTAAATCTACTTGCTGAGTTTGAGCTTGATCTTGAATACTTTCACTAACAATATCAACTGCAGCCTCTTCAGATGATTGTAACTGAAAGACTGAATCAATATCTAAATCAACTGTGACAACTGAGCTAGAACCTGGGTCATGTTTATCAGATTGAAGGTCAGCTGTTGTGTCTGACTTGTTTGTAGACGCTATGGCTAACTCATCGCCCTCTTTAGCTTTGGGGCATTCATCCGATTCAGCACTTTTTAAGAACTGAATTATTGGTTGGAGCCCTTTTagcttccctttttcttttctctcctttcgctCCTTACGTTTCTGAAAGCCTGACTTATGCACGTAGGCACACATGCTGACTATGCACAAGATGAACACGTCTGCGACTCTGCACACCTGCAACATGATGACATTGCCTATTATAGCTTAGTAATGAAGAAATGTCACACTACAACTGCTCTAGGCCAGGCTACCATTATTATACAGGATTTGCAGAAATTTTATCTCTGAACTGTTTTCTTGATGATTTAttgtaaaacataataaatataaacatataacatatatatatatatatatatatatatatatatatatatatatatatatatatatatatatatatatatatatatatatacatgcacactattgttatacacacagacatatgtatgtatggctgAATATTTAGTTCAGGCAcagtaaagttattaaaaaaatacattgtgaTATCTGGCAAATATTAGCAGATGAGATACCAATAAAATCGCCTCTACCCAGGTGATCTCATTTCCAACACTATCAAAaaagtattatattgtttagtTTCTCTAATCATgtcccattgtgtgtgtgtgtgtgtgtgtgtgagtgtctgggAGGGTGTGCCAGTGTGCATATGTGTGAGTCAATAGTGTCTGGGTGGGTGTGCGTGtgcaagtctgagagagagagagagagagagagagagagagatttaaactttaAGAGACTGCATTTTTTTCTTGGTCTGCGTCTGGCTGTACCAGGCTATGCAAAATATTGTAGTAGCATGAGGGGTtggttactataaaaaaaaaaacttgttatgtACTTAAAGTTAACCTATGTGAACTGTGAAGTAATCAAGTTTTTAATGTATTGCCAAAACTGCCAATGGGCTAGTTATATAGTGCCACAACCTTCAATATTTTGTGTGCCAAAATGATCGTTTTCGTTGACTACTTGCCAAAGAATAGAGAGCTTAATTAATTAGGCTATTACTTTAGGCCCTCGCCCTGTAAGCCTAATATTCTTgccatttaaaatacatttggcaCCTTCCACTAGTATGCATTTTAtcgtttcttcaaaataattgtctttaaaatcaaagtatgttgttttataatatatattttcttatattttacatatttcttatttttttggtaatatgtTTGTACGTAGGCTATGTTTGTAGCCTATGTAGagctatgtatgtacgtacgtacgtatgtatgtatctgtatgtgtgtgtgtttgtgtatgcttgcATATGTACATGAggaatatcattatttcattacataaactataggcatacatgccaaatcACTGGGCTAGTTTCAATAGAAGCTGAAGCCTATTTAACGT
This Macrobrachium rosenbergii isolate ZJJX-2024 chromosome 42, ASM4041242v1, whole genome shotgun sequence DNA region includes the following protein-coding sequences:
- the LOC136827827 gene encoding transcriptional regulator ATRX homolog, whose translation is MMVVVLLKEKLSSIVYDSDDDIGVVEKKRKLSSTDDDIGVVEKKKKLSSTDDDIGVVEKKKKLSVYDKKKRKLSSTDDDDDDLHLCNNSSTHSDQSLKKEKKKSRDGEKFHNEEKNNNSSSSNGIKFNINIKNDHDIKVCRVADVFILCIVSMCAYVHKSGFQKRKERKERKEKGKLKGLQPIIQFLKSAESDECPKAKEGDELAIASTNKSDTTADLQSDKHDPGSSSVVTVDLDIDSVFQLQSSEEAAVDIVSESIQDQAQTQQVDLADVGLWPDHITDNLRQNIVSLGVPKAEVMLQIIKMIPKDMKDDHSDMFEIHERFIEFIMFHKKTGEDIGDMVLSRLDHYKIPFSDCRGQGYDNGSNMSGKVKGVQARLHKKNNLAEFSPCGAHTLNLTGVHAAALCPETVTFFGCVQRLYVFFSGSQQDGKF